GTGGGCACTCCGCGCACTCCGGACACGACAAGCACGCCGGGCACGGCGACGGCAGCATGTTCCGGGACAAGTTCTGGGTGAGCCTGATCCTGGCCGTCCCCGTGGTCGGCTTCAGCACGATGTTCGCCGACCTGATCGGGTACGAGGTGCCCGGCTGGTCGACGTGGATCCCGCCGGTCCTCGGCACGTTCCTGTTCTTCTACGGCGGCTGGCCGTTCCTCGCCGGCGCCAAGGCCGAGCTCGCCGACCGGCTGCCCGGCATGATGACGCTGATCTCGCTGGCCATCACCGTCGCGTTCGTCGCGAGCGGGCTGACCACGCTGGAGATCGGCAGCCTCGACCTCGACTTCTGGTGGGAGCTGGCGCTCCTGATCGTCGTCATGCTGCTCGGCCACTGGCTGGAGATGCGTGCCCTCGGTCAGGCGTCCGGGGCGCTGCAGGCGCTGGCCGAACTGCTGCCCGACACCGCCGAGCGGGTCGGCCCCGACGGCGCCGTGACGGAGGTGCCGCTGGCCGAGCTGGCCGTCGGCGACGTCGTCCTGGTCCGCTCCGGCGGCCGGGTGCCCGCCGACGGCGTCGTCGCCGAGGGCACCGCGGAGGTCGACGAGTCCACCGTCACCGGCGAGTCCAAGACCGTCACCCGCGGGCCGGGCGACCGCGTCGTCGCCGGCACCGTCGCCACCGACACCGCCGTCCGCATCGAGGTCAACGCCGTCGGCGACGACACCGCGCTGGCCGGCATCCAGCGTCTGGTGGCCGACGCGCAGGCGTCCAGCTCGCGGGCGCAGGCCCTGGCCGACCGCGCCGCCGCGTGGCTGTTCTGGTTCGCCCTCGGCGTCGGCGCCCTGACGTTCGTCGTGTGGGCGCTGCTGGGCGAGGCGTCGGACGCGGTCGAACGCACCGTGACGGTGCTGGTCATCGCCTGCCCCCACGCTCTCGGGCTGGCCATCCCGCTGGTGATCGCGATCTCCACGGCGATGTCCGCCCGGGCCGGCATCCTGGTCAAGGACCGGCTGGCGCTGGAGCGCATGCGCCAGGTCGACGCCGTCCTGTTCGACAAGACCGGCACGCTGACGATGGGCCGCCCGGCGGTCTCCGGCGTCGCGGCCGCCGGTCCGGTGAGCGAGGACGAGCTGCTGGCGCTGGCCGCCGCGGCCGAGCGCGACTCCGAGCACCCGCTGGCCAAGGCCGTCGTCGCGGCGGCATCCGGCCCGGTGCCGGTGGCGACCGAGTTCCGCTCGCTGACCGGCAAGGGCGTCCGTGCGGTCGTCGACGGCGCGCAGGTCTCGGTCGGCGGACCCGGCCTGCTGCGCGACCTGTCGCTGGCGGCGCCGTCGTCGATCGCCTCGTCCGTCGACGAGTGGGCCGCGGCCGGCTCGACCGTCCTCTACGTCGTCCGCGACGGCGACGTGCTGGGCGCGCTGGCGCTGGCCGACGAGATCCGGCCCGAGTCGCGCGAGGCGGTGGCGCTGCTGCGTGCGGAGAAGGTGCACACGGTGATGATCACCGGCGACGCCCGCAACGTGGCGGAGTCGGTGGCGGCGAAGGTCGGCATCGACGAGGTGTTCGCCGAGGTGCTGCCGGAGGACAAGGACGCCGCGGTGGCGTCGCTGCAGCAGCGCGGCCTGTCGGTCGCCATGGTCGGCGACGGCGTCAACGACGCGCCCGCGCTGGCCCGCGCCGACGTGGGTGTCGCGATCGGCGCCGGAACGGACGTCGCGGTCGAGTCCGCCGGCGTCGTCCTGGCCTCCGACGACCCCCGCGGCGTCGTCTCGGCCCGCCGGCTGTCGACGGCCAGCTACCGGAAGATGGTGCAGAACCTGGTGTGGGCGACGGGGTACAACCTGCTGTCCGTGCCGCTCGCGGCCGGCGTGCTCGCGCCGATCGGGTTCGTGCTCCCGCCGGCGGCCGCCGCCGTCGCCATGACCGCGTCGACGGTCATCGTCGCGGCCAACGCCCAGCTGCTGCGCCGCCTCGACCTCCGCCCCGACCGCCTCGCGCGCTGACCGTGTCACCCCGCCTTTGCAATGAGCACCTATATGCACCGGTGCGTATGGGTGCTCATTGCAAAGCGGAGCGGTGGGCCCGGTGGCGGCGGACGGCCTGGCGGTTGGCGCAGCGGGGCGAGCAGTAGCGCTGCCGCCCGTTGCGGGTGACGTCGGCGAACGCGACGTCGCAGTCGGGGGCGGCGCAGCGGCCCAGCCGGTGCAGCCCGCGCTGGGTGAGGAACCACGCCAGCCCGAACGCCGTGATCGCCGCGAACTGCCGTTCCGGCGGCACGTCGTCGGGGCGGAAGTGCACGTGCGGCGGGCCGTTGTGCAGGCTGATCCGCGGGTGCGCGGTGCCGCGGGCGAGCAGCCGGTTCAGCGCCTCGATGCGCTCACCGGACGTCGGCGCGTCGACGACGCGGGCCAGCTCCGTGCGCCAGCGCCGCAGTCCGGCGACGTCCTCGGCGGTGGGTGAGCGCTCCAGCAGCAGGTAGTGCTCGGCCGCCAGCGCGACGATGTCGGCGGGGGAGTCGAGGCGGGCGTTCACCACGGCGGCGGCGAGCTGCGCGCCCTCGTCGCTGTAATGGTTGAAATGCACAATGCCATGACAGCACGCTGGACGCATGAAGGAAAGAGCAGTGGAAGTGGTCCGCGCCTGCGGCCGGTGCGGCGCCACCGTCCGGCCGGACCGCGTGACGTCCTGGCACCGCACCGGCGACGGGTTCGTCGGCTACGCCCGCTGCGGCTGCGGCGGCCTGGTGGTGGTGCGCCCCGGGTAGCGCGCCGCACGTCGCAGCGGGGGAGAATCGTCGGATCGCGTCGCCGAGGAGGATCCATGGGCTCGAGCAGCCACCGCATGACCGCGCAGGTCGCCGTCACCGACATGACCCGGGCGACGGAGTTCTACGAGGGACGGCTCGGTCTCTCCGCGACACGGACCGACGCCGACGGCAGCAAGGGCGTGCTCGAGAGCGGCTTCGACTACGGGACCTTCTCCATCGAGGGCGACCGCTAGCGTCGCAGCACGTCGAGCGCGGCGCGGGCGGCCCGCCCGATCGCACGGTCGGCCTCCGGCTGCGACCGGGCCGCGACGGTCGAGGCGGTGAGCGCGGCCACGGCGATGCGGTCGCCGGTCGACGTGGTGACCATGCCGGCCTCGTGCCGCAGGTTGAGGAACGTGCCGGTCTTGCTGCTGACGGTGACGGCGTCGGCGGCCAGCTCGGCGCCCATCCGCTGGCGCACCTGGTGGCCCAGCAGCTCGCGCAGCCGCGCCGTCGCCGCAGGGACGCTGACGTCGTCGGTCCAGACGCGCTCGACCAGCGCCACCAGCCCGGCCGCCGTGCCGCTCGTGGCCGCGGCGACGTCCAGCGTCGGCAGCACGTGCCCGCCGCCGTCGGTGGTCGCGCGCACCGCCAGCTCCAGCGCCAGCACGGGATCGTCCGGCGCGACCGCCGCCGCGGCCTCGTACAGCCGCCGCATCGGGTGCCGCACCACGATGCCGTCGCACCCCCAGCCCTGCAGCGTCGCCGTGACCCGCTCCGGCGGCACCAGCGCGAACACGGCGTCGGCGGCGGCGTTGTCGCTCACCGACAGCATGAGCAGCAGCAGGTCCTCCAGCGCGACGCGGCTCGGGTGCCGGAACAGCGCGGCGCCGGTCGGGCCGGGTGTCATGGCGCCGGGGACGAGGTCGACGGGGTGCGCGGGGTCCAGCTCGCCGGCGGCGACTAGGTCGAGCACGACCAGCGCCAGCGGCAGCTTGCTCACCGACGCCAGTGCGTACGGCGCGTGCACGTCGAAGCCGAGATCCTCGCCGGTGTCGACGTTGCGGGCGTACAGGGCGCCGCGCAGCCCGGTGGCGGCCCAGTCGGCGCGGATGTCGTGTGCCGTGCGCACCGCCTCGCCGGAGAACCCGAACGCCTCGGACGTCGTCACCGCGGCTCCTCCGGGTCGGTGACCAGCCCGGCCGCACGGGCCAGCGCCGGCAGGACGGTGCCGACCAGCTCGCGCGGCACCTGCGCCCGGCCGGCGACGGCGTACGTGCGGCGCACCGCGACGTCGCCGAGCGGGCGCCAGCGCAGCCGGTGCGCCGCGGCCCACGCGGGCGTGCACAGGACCGCGTCGCCGTATTCGAGCGCGCAGGTCAGCGCCTCGGTGTCGGGGGTGCCGACGCGCAGTTGGCCGTCCAGCAGCCCGGCCAGCCGGGCGGCGCGGCGCACCGGGTCGCGGACCCACGGCACGTCGTCCTCGGCGGACAGGTGCAGCGCCCGCGGCCGGCCGTCGTCGCCGCCGGAACGGCGCAGCTGGTCCAGGTGCAGCCGCCGCCCGCGCAGGTCGTCGGTCGCGGTGCCCCCGCCCAGCTCGGCGCCGGTCTCCTCCTCGTCCGGCGGGCAGGGCAGCAGCGCGACGTCGAGCCGGCCGCGGCGGACGAGCGCGGCCCGCTCCGCGGCGGGCTGCTCGGCGAACGTCAGCGTGACGCCGGCCGCGGCGGCCAGCCGGCGGGCCGCCACCAGCGCCCGCGGGTCGGGCCCGGACGGGATGCCGGCGCTCAGGCCGGCGGCTCGGGCCGCGGCGGCCAGTTCGCGGAAGTGCCCGGCCCGGGCGACGAGGTCGGCGGCGTGGGGGAGCAGCGTGCGCCCGGCGTCGGTCAGCTCGACCTGCCGGGACGAGCGGTGCAGCAGCGTGCTGCCGAGGTCGCGCTCCAGCGCCGCGACCCGCCGGCTGACCACCGGCTGCGGTGCGCCGCAGAGGTCGGCGCCGCGGGTGAAACTGCGGGCCTCGGCCACCGCGACGAACGCCTCCAGGTGCCGTAACAGATCCACGGGCAGCCACCATACCCATTCGGCATGGATCGGTGGCGGTTGCGTCTTGGACATCGGTCCGGCCGCCTTGCGACGGTGACGGCGTTGGCGCACCGCCTCGAGGAGGAACCCATGACCCGTTCGCTCAGCCGCCGCGCCGTTCTGCGGGCCGGCCTCGCCGTCCCGCTGGCCGCGTCGGCCGGCCTGCTCGCCACCGGCGGCGCCGGGGCGGCCGGCTCCGGTCCGGACCCGGCGGTCCGCGAGTTGGAGCGCGCCCACGACGTCACGCTCGGCGTGAGCGCGACGAACCTCGCGACCGGCACCCGGCTCGCGCACCGGTCCGGCGACCGGTTCCCGATCCTGTCGGTGTTCAAGTCGATCGCCGCGGCCGCCGTCCTACGCGACCTCGACGAGTCGCGGCTGGAGCACCGCGTCTGGTACCCGCCGGCCGACATCCTGCTGAACTCGGCGATCACCGCCGAGCACGTCGACACCGGCATGACCGTCGCGGAACTGTGCGACGCCGCGATCCGCTTCAGCGACAACGCCGCCGGGAACCTGCTGCTGCGCGAGATCGGCGGCCCGCGCGGCCTGACCGCGTTCGCCCGGTCGACCGGCGACGACGCGACCCGGCTGGACCGCTGGGAGATCGAGCTGAACACGGCCGAGCCGGGCGACGTGCGCGACACCTCGACGCCCGCGGCGCTGGCCCGCACGTTCGCCGGCCTGCTCGTCGGCGACCTGCTGCGGCCGCGGGACCGGCGGCGGCTGCGCGACTGGATGCTGGCGAACACGACCTCCGGTCCGCGCTTCCGCGACGCGCTGCCGGACGGCTGGCGGCTGGCCGACAAGACCGGCGCCGGCGACTACGGCGCCAACAACGACGCCGGGGTGGCATGGAACCCGGCGGGCCAGCCGATCGTCATCGTTGCCATGAGCCGCCGCGCCGAGCGCGACGCCCCGCGCGTCGACGCCGCCCTGGCCGACGTGGCCCGGCTGGTGGTGCGGCGGCTCGGCTGACCGGGGGCGATGTGCATTGGCGCTAGGGTATGCGGGACGACGGTGAGGAACGGGGAACAATGATCAGGACGCGGCGAACTCTCGCGGCCATGGCCGGTGGCGTGTTGGTGGCGACGGCGGCGGGGTGCAGCAGCGACGATCCGCCCGACGCCACGCCGGTGGCCGAGCAGCTGGCCGACGCGGTCGCGTCCGGCGACTTCACCGGCGTCCCGCTCGGCGACGCCGGTGCCGAGGACGCGAACGCGGCCGTCGAGGCCATGGTCGCCGGCATGGGGGCGGCCACCCGCACCGTCACCGTCGCCGACCTCGCGCAGACCGACGACGAGAACACCCGCGAGGTCACCCTCGACGTCGGCTGGGACCTCGACGGCTCCGCCGCGTCGCCCGCGGAGGGGACGGAGACGCCGGCGGAGACGCCCGCGGCCACCTCCGCGACCCCGGACACCCCCGACTGGACCTATCAGACGACCGCCACGCTGCGGGTCGCCGACGACACCGAGGCCGGCTGGACGGTCGACTGGTCGCCCGCGGTCCTGCACCCGCAGCTCACCGACGGCGCCACGCTCGACCTCTCGCGCACGCAGGCGCCGCGCGCGGACATCCTGGGCGCCGGCGGCGCGGTCGTCGTCACCGAGCGGCCCGTGTACCGCATCGGCATCGACAAGACCCGCGTCGACGCCGCGCTGGCGCCCGCGTCCGCCGCGTCGCTGGCCGAGCTGGTGGGCGTCGACCCGGCCGGGTTCACCGAGCGCGTCCAGGGCGCGGGGGAGCGGGCCTTCGTCGACGCCATCACGCTGCGCGAGGGCGACGCCGCGCCGCTGCTGGACCAGATCGCGGCCATCGAGGGCGCCGTCGCCATCGACGACACGCTCGCGCTGGCCCCGACCCGCGACTTCGCCCGGCCCGTCCTCGGCACCGTCGGCGACGCCACGGCCGAACTGGTCGAGGAGTCCGGCGGGCGCATCGTCGCCGGTGACGTCGTCGGGCTGTCCGGGCTGCAGGCGCAGTACGACGAGCAGCTCGGCGGCACGCCCGGGCTGGCCGTCGAGCTGGTGCCGCCGGCGCCGGCCGACGACCCCACCGCCACCGCGTCCCCCGCCGCGGACGCGCCCGCGGACGAGTCCGCGCCGGCCGAGCCGGAGGTGCTGTTCGAGCGCGAGCCGGTGGCCGGCACCCCGCTGGCGACGACGCTCGACATCGACCTGCAGACCCGCGCCGAGACCATCCTCGCCGACGTCGGCCCGGCCAGCGCCATCGTCGCGGTCCAGCCGTCCACCGGCGCCGTCCTGGCCGCGGCCAGCGGGCCCGGCGGCGAGGGCTACTCGACGGCGACGCTCGGCCAGTACGCGCCCGGCTCGACGTTCAAGGTGGTGACGTCGCTGGCGCTGCTGCGCGCCGGGCTGACCGCCGAGTCCACGGTGCCGTGCACCCCGACGGTCACCGTCGACGGCCGCGCGTTCGAGAACTACGACGACTACCCGTCCGGCGCCCTCGGCGACATCACCCTGCGCCAGGCCGTCGCGAACTCCTGCAACACCGCGTTCATCAGCCAGAACGGTGTCGCCGACCAGGCCGCGCTGGCGCAGGCCGCGGCGTCGCTGGGGCTCGGCGCCGAGTACCAGGCCGGCGCGCCGGCCTTCCTCGGCGCGGTCCCGGCCGAGGCCGACGGCACCGCGCACGCCGCGTCGATGATCGGCCAGGGCGAGGTGCTGGCGTCGCCGCTGGCCATGGCCACGGTGGCCGCCTCGGTCGCCGCCGGGCACACGGTGGCGCCGACGCTGGTCGACCCGCCCGCCGCGGCGCCCGAGAGCACCCTGACCGCCGACGAGGCGGCCGTCCTGCAGGACCTCATGCGCGCCGTGGTCGAGGACGGCAGCGGCGCGTTCCTCGGCGACGTCCCCGGCGACCCCGTCGGCGCGAAGACCGGCACCGCCGAGTACGAGGCCGACGGCGAGGTCCGGTTGCACGCCTGGATGATCGCGACGCAGGGCGACCTCGCCGTCGCGGTGTTCGTCGAGGACGGCGAGTCCGGCTCGCGCACCGCCGGCCCGCTGCTGGAAGCCTTCCTAGGCGGCTGACCGGCGGGCCGCGGCGAGGTACGGGCGCAGCTGCGTCTCCAGGTGCGAGGCGAGGCTGCGCGCGTACGTCGCGGTGAGGTGGTGGTCGTCGCGCCAGACCACCACGTTGCCGATGACCGCGGGGCACTCGTCGGTCGGGCAGATGGCCCGGTTGAGGTCGACGACGTCGACGTCGCCCAGCTCGCCGGCGGCCACCCGCTGCTCGTCGCCGGCCTTCTCGACGGCGTCGGCGCGCGGCTGGGCGCACTCGGTGAGGCGGTCCGGGTTCGCGCTGACGCACTCGGCCGGGTCCTGGTCGAGCCACGGCGTGTTCTCCAGCACCACCAGCTCGACCCCGGCGTCGCGCACCGCCTGCCAGCTGTCGCGCAGCCCGTCGGCCAGCCGCTCGGCACTGGCGTCGTCGCCCAGCTCGCGGCCGTCCTCCCACACCCGGTACGAGTTGCTGCCCGACGTCACCACCAGCTCCGGCTTGTCCGGGCCGGTCAGGCGGTCCAGCAGCGCCTCGTTCCAGTCGTGGCAGGACGTGTACGGCGCACCGGCCGCGGTCGTGACCTCGACGGAGAAGAACCCGCAGGACGACTTCGTGTACGTCTCGATGCGCCAGCCGTACCGCTCGCCCAGCACGTCCAGCGCGGGCTGCCACTGCGCCGCGTGCGAGTCGCCGGCCAGCGCGATGACGCGGCCGGCGTCGAGGTCGCCGTACGCGCAGCTGGCGAGGTCGGCGTCCTCGGCGTTCTGCTGGCAGCCGTCGGGGTAGATGTCCGGGTTGTCCTCGGGGACGTCGATCGGGTCCGGCGTCATCGCGGGCACCTGGTCGACGGGGACGCCGTCGGGGTCGCCGGCCGGGTCGGGTGCGAGGACGGCGGCGCCCGGCGCGGCGTCGGCGGTCGCGTACTCCGGGACCGCCTTGACCGTGACCAGCGCGGCCAGCAGCGCCGTCGCCGTCGCCGCCACCCCGACGGCGAACGCCCGCCGCGGCCGGACGGCGAGCACGCGGGCGTGGTGGATCGGCGCCTCGACCAGCCGGTGCGTGAGCCAGGCCGGCACGAACGCGGCCAGCACCACCAGCGTCCCCTGCTGCGGCGACAGCGCGCCCCACACCGCACCGGCCGTCAGCAGCAGCGGCCAGTGCCACAGGTACAGCGAGTACGACAACCCGCCCACCCACCGCATCGGGGCGCTCCCGAGCAGCCGCCCCGGCGTCGTCCGCACCGTCGAAACGCCCGCCGCGATCACCGCGGCCGTCCCGAGCACCGGCAGCAGCGCCGCCGCGCCGGGGAACGCCGTCGCAGCGTCGTAGGTCAGGGCCGCCCAGCCGACGGCCGCCAGTCCGCCGCCGGCCAGCGCGCCGGCCACCCACGCCGGCAGCCGTTCCAGCCGCCGCGCGCCGATCGCCACCGCCGCACCGGCCGCCAGCTCCCACGCCCGCGTCGTCGACACGAAGTACGCCGCGCCCGGCGACGCCGCCGTCAGGTGCACCGACCACGCGAACGACGGCACCGCGACCGCCGCGAGCCCGGCCAGCAGCGTCCGCCGCACCGACCCGCCGCGGCGGCGCCGGCACCACCACACCAGCGCGAGGATCAGCACCGGCCAGAGCAGGTAGAACTGCTCCTCGACGGCCAGTGACCAGAAGTGCTGCACGGGGCTGGGCGCGTCGCCCGCGGCCAGGTAGTCGACCGAGTCGGCGGCCAGGGTCCAGTTGACCACGTACGTCGCCGACGCCGCGATGTCGCCGGCCACCGACGGCCAGCGCAGCGGCGGGAGCAGCAGCAACGTCA
This Jiangella alba DNA region includes the following protein-coding sequences:
- a CDS encoding serine hydrolase, producing MTTSEAFGFSGEAVRTAHDIRADWAATGLRGALYARNVDTGEDLGFDVHAPYALASVSKLPLALVVLDLVAAGELDPAHPVDLVPGAMTPGPTGAALFRHPSRVALEDLLLLMLSVSDNAAADAVFALVPPERVTATLQGWGCDGIVVRHPMRRLYEAAAAVAPDDPVLALELAVRATTDGGGHVLPTLDVAAATSGTAAGLVALVERVWTDDVSVPAATARLRELLGHQVRQRMGAELAADAVTVSSKTGTFLNLRHEAGMVTTSTGDRIAVAALTASTVAARSQPEADRAIGRAARAALDVLRR
- a CDS encoding acyltransferase family protein, which encodes MVRRPDRGDRAAGLTSATTATAGAEARPRFRPDVEGLRAVAVLLVLAYHAGLPLVSGGFVGVDVFFVISGFLITGLILREVESTGRLRLGRFYARRIRRLLPATAVVLAATAGLTLLLLPPLRWPSVAGDIAASATYVVNWTLAADSVDYLAAGDAPSPVQHFWSLAVEEQFYLLWPVLILALVWWCRRRRGGSVRRTLLAGLAAVAVPSFAWSVHLTAASPGAAYFVSTTRAWELAAGAAVAIGARRLERLPAWVAGALAGGGLAAVGWAALTYDAATAFPGAAALLPVLGTAAVIAAGVSTVRTTPGRLLGSAPMRWVGGLSYSLYLWHWPLLLTAGAVWGALSPQQGTLVVLAAFVPAWLTHRLVEAPIHHARVLAVRPRRAFAVGVAATATALLAALVTVKAVPEYATADAAPGAAVLAPDPAGDPDGVPVDQVPAMTPDPIDVPEDNPDIYPDGCQQNAEDADLASCAYGDLDAGRVIALAGDSHAAQWQPALDVLGERYGWRIETYTKSSCGFFSVEVTTAAGAPYTSCHDWNEALLDRLTGPDKPELVVTSGSNSYRVWEDGRELGDDASAERLADGLRDSWQAVRDAGVELVVLENTPWLDQDPAECVSANPDRLTECAQPRADAVEKAGDEQRVAAGELGDVDVVDLNRAICPTDECPAVIGNVVVWRDDHHLTATYARSLASHLETQLRPYLAAARRSAA
- a CDS encoding heavy metal translocating P-type ATPase codes for the protein MEQHEHAVATEHHGAHDHAGHAGAPAGHAGGHSAHSGHDKHAGHGDGSMFRDKFWVSLILAVPVVGFSTMFADLIGYEVPGWSTWIPPVLGTFLFFYGGWPFLAGAKAELADRLPGMMTLISLAITVAFVASGLTTLEIGSLDLDFWWELALLIVVMLLGHWLEMRALGQASGALQALAELLPDTAERVGPDGAVTEVPLAELAVGDVVLVRSGGRVPADGVVAEGTAEVDESTVTGESKTVTRGPGDRVVAGTVATDTAVRIEVNAVGDDTALAGIQRLVADAQASSSRAQALADRAAAWLFWFALGVGALTFVVWALLGEASDAVERTVTVLVIACPHALGLAIPLVIAISTAMSARAGILVKDRLALERMRQVDAVLFDKTGTLTMGRPAVSGVAAAGPVSEDELLALAAAAERDSEHPLAKAVVAAASGPVPVATEFRSLTGKGVRAVVDGAQVSVGGPGLLRDLSLAAPSSIASSVDEWAAAGSTVLYVVRDGDVLGALALADEIRPESREAVALLRAEKVHTVMITGDARNVAESVAAKVGIDEVFAEVLPEDKDAAVASLQQRGLSVAMVGDGVNDAPALARADVGVAIGAGTDVAVESAGVVLASDDPRGVVSARRLSTASYRKMVQNLVWATGYNLLSVPLAAGVLAPIGFVLPPAAAAVAMTASTVIVAANAQLLRRLDLRPDRLAR
- a CDS encoding penicillin-binding transpeptidase domain-containing protein — protein: MAGGVLVATAAGCSSDDPPDATPVAEQLADAVASGDFTGVPLGDAGAEDANAAVEAMVAGMGAATRTVTVADLAQTDDENTREVTLDVGWDLDGSAASPAEGTETPAETPAATSATPDTPDWTYQTTATLRVADDTEAGWTVDWSPAVLHPQLTDGATLDLSRTQAPRADILGAGGAVVVTERPVYRIGIDKTRVDAALAPASAASLAELVGVDPAGFTERVQGAGERAFVDAITLREGDAAPLLDQIAAIEGAVAIDDTLALAPTRDFARPVLGTVGDATAELVEESGGRIVAGDVVGLSGLQAQYDEQLGGTPGLAVELVPPAPADDPTATASPAADAPADESAPAEPEVLFEREPVAGTPLATTLDIDLQTRAETILADVGPASAIVAVQPSTGAVLAAASGPGGEGYSTATLGQYAPGSTFKVVTSLALLRAGLTAESTVPCTPTVTVDGRAFENYDDYPSGALGDITLRQAVANSCNTAFISQNGVADQAALAQAAASLGLGAEYQAGAPAFLGAVPAEADGTAHAASMIGQGEVLASPLAMATVAASVAAGHTVAPTLVDPPAAAPESTLTADEAAVLQDLMRAVVEDGSGAFLGDVPGDPVGAKTGTAEYEADGEVRLHAWMIATQGDLAVAVFVEDGESGSRTAGPLLEAFLGG
- a CDS encoding LysR family transcriptional regulator, with amino-acid sequence MDLLRHLEAFVAVAEARSFTRGADLCGAPQPVVSRRVAALERDLGSTLLHRSSRQVELTDAGRTLLPHAADLVARAGHFRELAAAARAAGLSAGIPSGPDPRALVAARRLAAAAGVTLTFAEQPAAERAALVRRGRLDVALLPCPPDEEETGAELGGGTATDDLRGRRLHLDQLRRSGGDDGRPRALHLSAEDDVPWVRDPVRRAARLAGLLDGQLRVGTPDTEALTCALEYGDAVLCTPAWAAAHRLRWRPLGDVAVRRTYAVAGRAQVPRELVGTVLPALARAAGLVTDPEEPR
- the bla gene encoding class A beta-lactamase; this encodes MTRSLSRRAVLRAGLAVPLAASAGLLATGGAGAAGSGPDPAVRELERAHDVTLGVSATNLATGTRLAHRSGDRFPILSVFKSIAAAAVLRDLDESRLEHRVWYPPADILLNSAITAEHVDTGMTVAELCDAAIRFSDNAAGNLLLREIGGPRGLTAFARSTGDDATRLDRWEIELNTAEPGDVRDTSTPAALARTFAGLLVGDLLRPRDRRRLRDWMLANTTSGPRFRDALPDGWRLADKTGAGDYGANNDAGVAWNPAGQPIVIVAMSRRAERDAPRVDAALADVARLVVRRLG
- a CDS encoding CGNR zinc finger domain-containing protein, producing the protein MHFNHYSDEGAQLAAAVVNARLDSPADIVALAAEHYLLLERSPTAEDVAGLRRWRTELARVVDAPTSGERIEALNRLLARGTAHPRISLHNGPPHVHFRPDDVPPERQFAAITAFGLAWFLTQRGLHRLGRCAAPDCDVAFADVTRNGRQRYCSPRCANRQAVRRHRAHRSALQ